The Gemmatimonadota bacterium DNA segment TGGCAATGTCGGCCGCGCTGTCGAGCTGCTCGGTGCCGGCCAGAGCCTTGGCCAGGTTGAGATTGGCCAGTGCCAGCAGGTCCAGGTCTTCCGCGCGCTTGGCCGCGGCCACGGCGTCCTGGGCAATGTCGCGCCCCAGCCGGTATTTGCCGCGGTCCACGGCGGCGGCCGCATAGTTATTGAGGGCAATGGCTTCGCCGCGCGTGTAGCCGGCGCGCTGAAAGCAGTGGTAGGAATCCAGGAAGTACCGGTCGGCGCCAGCAAACTCGGAACGAATGGCCGCGATCGCGCCCAGGTTCTGAAGCGCAATGCCGCGGATGCGATCGTCCGCGGTCAGGCCCAAGATGCGCTCGAACAGGGGGATGGCCGCCGGGAAGTCGCCGCGGCTCTGGTGGATGTAGCGGATCCCCTGCTCGATCAGCTCCTCGGCCTCGGGCACGCCGCTTGCCCGGGTAGCGGGCTCCAGGTCAGGCAACGAATCATCCATCGTCATGAACTTAGGCAGGCGCCAT contains these protein-coding regions:
- a CDS encoding tetratricopeptide repeat protein produces the protein MPDLEPATRASGVPEAEELIEQGIRYIHQSRGDFPAAIPLFERILGLTADDRIRGIALQNLGAIAAIRSEFAGADRYFLDSYHCFQRAGYTRGEAIALNNYAAAAVDRGKYRLGRDIAQDAVAAAKRAEDLDLLALANLNLAKALAGTEQLDSAADIASAALGHFTSVSNGWRRVECLRLLGEIHIRREDRPTALRCLRQGLELAQQIGARVEISQIRDRLGQLESGP